One window of the Salvia splendens isolate huo1 chromosome 1, SspV2, whole genome shotgun sequence genome contains the following:
- the LOC121796601 gene encoding tRNA (cytosine(38)-C(5))-methyltransferase 2 isoform X1, whose amino-acid sequence MEGLSREKEKPWRVLEFYSGIGGLRYSLMEAGVDAVVIEAFDINDVANDVYEHNFGHRPYQGNIQTLSAANLDRYEVDAWLLSPPCQPYTRQGLQKGSSDARASSFLKILELIPQCSRPPVMLFVENVVGFETSDTHEKMITMLRENHFDTQEFILSPLQFGVPYSRPRYFCLAKRKPLCFQKAQFNNVLLWGPGPILGDEESMVTSEEAESDRYWNKLLETTRPIYDFLESSEVILESSLTKISEDIEEESEFGVDPSNPFLVPSSLVERWGSAMDIVFPESRRCCCFTKSYFRYVKGTGSLLATCPVSLHQGKKKIELPSLQELQLRYFTPREVANFHSFPEDFQFPQHVSLRQRYALLGNSLSVGVVAPLLRYLFTHQSP is encoded by the exons ATGGAGGGTTTAAGCAGAGAGAAGGAGAAGCCATGGCGGGTACTCGAATTCTACAGTGGCATTGGTGGATTG AGATATTCATTGATGGAGGCTGGCGTGGATGCTGTGGTAATTGAAGCATTCGACATCAACGACGTCGCAAATGATGTTTACGAGCACAATTTCGGCCACCGTCCTTACCAG GGAAACATTCAGACTTTGAGTGCTGCGAACCTCGACAGATATGAGGTCGATGCATGGCTTCTGTCTCCTCCTTGTCAACCTTATACACGGCAAG GTCTCCAGAAGGGTTCAAGTGATGCTAGAGCTTCTTCGTTTTTGAAGATTCTTGAACTAATACCACAATGTTCACGACCCCCAGTTATGCTATTTGTGGAGAACGTTGTTGGATTTGAG ACATCTGATACACATGAAAAGATGATCACCATGTTGCGAGAAAATCATTTTGACACACAAGAATTCATTCTAAGTCCTCTGCAATTTGGTGTTCCATATTCTCGCCCTCGCTATTTTTGCCTG GCCAAGCGGAAACCTCTTTGTTTCCAGAAGGCCCAGTTCAATAATGTGCTACTTTGGGGCCCAGGCCCTATACTTGGGGACGAAGAAAGCATGGTGACAAGTGAAGAAGCTGAATCAGATAGATATTGGAATAAGTTACTTGAAACTACTCGACCTATATATGATTTTTTGGAATCAAGCGAAGTTATTTTGGAATCGAGCTTAACTAAAATATCTGAGGATATTGAAGAAGAAAGTGAATTTGGTGTTGACCCTTCAAATCCATTCTTAGTTCCATCTAGCCTGGTAGAAAGATGGGGGAGTGCCATGG ATATTGTTTTCCCCGAATCAAGACGTTGCTGTTGCTTCACCAAAAGTTATTTTCGATATGTGAAGGGGACAGGTTCCCTTTTGGCTACATGTCCTGTAAGTCTACATCAG GGAAAGAAGAAAATTGAATTGCCTTCCTTGCAGGAGCTTCAACTTAGATACTTTACACCCAGGGAG GTCGCCAATTTCCACTCCTTTCCGGAGGACTTCCAATTTCCACAACATGTTAGCCTTCGTCAACG TTACGCATTGCTGGGAAACAGTCTGAGTGTTGGGGTCGTGGCACCACTATTGAGGTATCTATTTACTCATCAATCACCGTAA
- the LOC121796601 gene encoding tRNA (cytosine(38)-C(5))-methyltransferase 2 isoform X2 produces MEGLSREKEKPWRVLEFYSGIGGLRYSLMEAGVDAVVIEAFDINDVANDVYEHNFGHRPYQGNIQTLSAANLDRYEVDAWLLSPPCQPYTRQGLQKGSSDARASSFLKILELIPQCSRPPVMLFVENVVGFETSDTHEKMITMLRENHFDTQEFILSPLQFGVPYSRPRYFCLAKRKPLCFQKAQFNNVLLWGPGPILGDEESMVTSEEAESDRYWNKLLETTRPIYDFLESSEVILESSLTKISEDIEEESEFGVDPSNPFLVPSSLVERWGSAMDIVFPESRRCCCFTKSYFRYVKGTGSLLATCPGKKKIELPSLQELQLRYFTPREVANFHSFPEDFQFPQHVSLRQRYALLGNSLSVGVVAPLLRYLFTHQSP; encoded by the exons ATGGAGGGTTTAAGCAGAGAGAAGGAGAAGCCATGGCGGGTACTCGAATTCTACAGTGGCATTGGTGGATTG AGATATTCATTGATGGAGGCTGGCGTGGATGCTGTGGTAATTGAAGCATTCGACATCAACGACGTCGCAAATGATGTTTACGAGCACAATTTCGGCCACCGTCCTTACCAG GGAAACATTCAGACTTTGAGTGCTGCGAACCTCGACAGATATGAGGTCGATGCATGGCTTCTGTCTCCTCCTTGTCAACCTTATACACGGCAAG GTCTCCAGAAGGGTTCAAGTGATGCTAGAGCTTCTTCGTTTTTGAAGATTCTTGAACTAATACCACAATGTTCACGACCCCCAGTTATGCTATTTGTGGAGAACGTTGTTGGATTTGAG ACATCTGATACACATGAAAAGATGATCACCATGTTGCGAGAAAATCATTTTGACACACAAGAATTCATTCTAAGTCCTCTGCAATTTGGTGTTCCATATTCTCGCCCTCGCTATTTTTGCCTG GCCAAGCGGAAACCTCTTTGTTTCCAGAAGGCCCAGTTCAATAATGTGCTACTTTGGGGCCCAGGCCCTATACTTGGGGACGAAGAAAGCATGGTGACAAGTGAAGAAGCTGAATCAGATAGATATTGGAATAAGTTACTTGAAACTACTCGACCTATATATGATTTTTTGGAATCAAGCGAAGTTATTTTGGAATCGAGCTTAACTAAAATATCTGAGGATATTGAAGAAGAAAGTGAATTTGGTGTTGACCCTTCAAATCCATTCTTAGTTCCATCTAGCCTGGTAGAAAGATGGGGGAGTGCCATGG ATATTGTTTTCCCCGAATCAAGACGTTGCTGTTGCTTCACCAAAAGTTATTTTCGATATGTGAAGGGGACAGGTTCCCTTTTGGCTACATGTCCT GGAAAGAAGAAAATTGAATTGCCTTCCTTGCAGGAGCTTCAACTTAGATACTTTACACCCAGGGAG GTCGCCAATTTCCACTCCTTTCCGGAGGACTTCCAATTTCCACAACATGTTAGCCTTCGTCAACG TTACGCATTGCTGGGAAACAGTCTGAGTGTTGGGGTCGTGGCACCACTATTGAGGTATCTATTTACTCATCAATCACCGTAA
- the LOC121796601 gene encoding tRNA (cytosine(38)-C(5))-methyltransferase 2 isoform X3: protein MRSMHGFCLLLVNLIHGKKGSSDARASSFLKILELIPQCSRPPVMLFVENVVGFETSDTHEKMITMLRENHFDTQEFILSPLQFGVPYSRPRYFCLAKRKPLCFQKAQFNNVLLWGPGPILGDEESMVTSEEAESDRYWNKLLETTRPIYDFLESSEVILESSLTKISEDIEEESEFGVDPSNPFLVPSSLVERWGSAMDIVFPESRRCCCFTKSYFRYVKGTGSLLATCPVSLHQGKKKIELPSLQELQLRYFTPREVANFHSFPEDFQFPQHVSLRQRYALLGNSLSVGVVAPLLRYLFTHQSP, encoded by the exons ATGAGGTCGATGCATGGCTTCTGTCTCCTCCTTGTCAACCTTATACACGGCAAG AAGGGTTCAAGTGATGCTAGAGCTTCTTCGTTTTTGAAGATTCTTGAACTAATACCACAATGTTCACGACCCCCAGTTATGCTATTTGTGGAGAACGTTGTTGGATTTGAG ACATCTGATACACATGAAAAGATGATCACCATGTTGCGAGAAAATCATTTTGACACACAAGAATTCATTCTAAGTCCTCTGCAATTTGGTGTTCCATATTCTCGCCCTCGCTATTTTTGCCTG GCCAAGCGGAAACCTCTTTGTTTCCAGAAGGCCCAGTTCAATAATGTGCTACTTTGGGGCCCAGGCCCTATACTTGGGGACGAAGAAAGCATGGTGACAAGTGAAGAAGCTGAATCAGATAGATATTGGAATAAGTTACTTGAAACTACTCGACCTATATATGATTTTTTGGAATCAAGCGAAGTTATTTTGGAATCGAGCTTAACTAAAATATCTGAGGATATTGAAGAAGAAAGTGAATTTGGTGTTGACCCTTCAAATCCATTCTTAGTTCCATCTAGCCTGGTAGAAAGATGGGGGAGTGCCATGG ATATTGTTTTCCCCGAATCAAGACGTTGCTGTTGCTTCACCAAAAGTTATTTTCGATATGTGAAGGGGACAGGTTCCCTTTTGGCTACATGTCCTGTAAGTCTACATCAG GGAAAGAAGAAAATTGAATTGCCTTCCTTGCAGGAGCTTCAACTTAGATACTTTACACCCAGGGAG GTCGCCAATTTCCACTCCTTTCCGGAGGACTTCCAATTTCCACAACATGTTAGCCTTCGTCAACG TTACGCATTGCTGGGAAACAGTCTGAGTGTTGGGGTCGTGGCACCACTATTGAGGTATCTATTTACTCATCAATCACCGTAA